From Microbacterium sp. LWH11-1.2, one genomic window encodes:
- the ilvD gene encoding dihydroxy-acid dehydratase, with protein sequence MSSLDPDPRASIDIKPRSRVVTDGIEATTSRGMLRAVGMGDADWEKPQIGIASSWNEITPCNLSLDRLAQGAKEGVHSGGGYPLQFGTISVSDGISMGHEGMHFSLVSREVIADSVETVMMAERLDGSVLLAGCDKSIPGMLMASARLDLSSVFLYAGSIAPGWVKLSDGTEKDVTIIDSFEAVGACRAGLMSEEDLKRIECAIAPGEGACGGMYTANTMASVAEALGLSLPGSAAPPAADRRRDYYAHRSGEAVVNLLRQGITTRDILTKEAFENAIALAMALGGSTNVVLHLLAIAREADVDLNLHDFNRIGDKVPHVADMKPFGKYVMNDVDRHGGIPVIMKAMLDEGLLHGDALTVTGKTLAENLAELDPQPIDGTVIHTFDNPIHATGGLTILHGSLAPEGAVVKTAGFDAAVFEGPARVFERERAAMDAVAEGEIEPGTVIVIRYEGPKGGPGMREMLAITAAIKGAGLGKDVLLLTDGRFSGGTTGLCIGHIAPEAVDAGPIAFVRDGDLIRVDIAARSLDLLVDDAELASRRSGWEPLPPRYTRGVLAKYSRLVRSAAEGATTG encoded by the coding sequence ATGTCCTCGCTCGATCCTGATCCCCGCGCGTCCATCGACATCAAGCCCCGCAGCCGCGTCGTCACCGACGGCATCGAGGCGACGACCTCCCGTGGCATGCTCCGTGCCGTCGGCATGGGCGACGCCGACTGGGAGAAGCCGCAGATCGGCATCGCCTCCAGCTGGAACGAGATCACGCCCTGCAACCTGAGCCTCGACCGGCTCGCCCAGGGCGCGAAGGAGGGCGTGCACTCGGGCGGCGGGTACCCGCTGCAGTTCGGCACGATCTCGGTCTCGGACGGCATCTCGATGGGCCACGAGGGGATGCACTTCTCGCTCGTCTCGCGCGAGGTCATCGCCGACTCGGTCGAGACCGTGATGATGGCCGAGCGCCTCGACGGTTCCGTGCTGCTCGCCGGCTGCGACAAGTCGATCCCGGGCATGCTCATGGCCAGCGCCCGCCTCGATCTCTCGAGCGTGTTCCTGTACGCGGGCTCCATCGCCCCCGGATGGGTGAAGCTGTCGGACGGCACCGAGAAGGACGTCACCATCATCGACTCGTTCGAGGCGGTCGGCGCGTGCCGAGCCGGTCTCATGAGCGAAGAGGATCTGAAGCGCATCGAGTGCGCCATCGCCCCGGGTGAAGGCGCCTGCGGCGGCATGTACACCGCGAACACCATGGCGTCCGTCGCCGAGGCTCTCGGCCTCAGCCTCCCCGGTTCCGCCGCACCGCCCGCGGCCGACCGGCGCCGGGACTACTACGCGCACCGCTCCGGCGAGGCCGTGGTCAACCTGCTCCGTCAGGGCATCACCACCCGCGACATCCTCACCAAGGAAGCGTTCGAGAACGCGATCGCACTGGCGATGGCGCTCGGCGGCTCGACCAACGTCGTGCTGCACCTGCTCGCGATCGCCCGCGAGGCGGATGTCGACCTGAACCTGCACGACTTCAACCGCATCGGCGACAAGGTGCCGCACGTCGCCGACATGAAGCCGTTCGGCAAGTACGTCATGAACGACGTCGACCGCCACGGCGGCATCCCGGTGATCATGAAGGCCATGCTCGACGAGGGCCTGCTGCACGGCGACGCGCTCACCGTGACGGGCAAGACGCTCGCCGAGAACCTCGCCGAGCTCGATCCGCAGCCGATCGACGGCACCGTGATCCACACGTTCGACAACCCGATCCACGCCACCGGCGGTCTGACGATCCTGCACGGCTCACTCGCTCCCGAGGGTGCGGTCGTCAAGACGGCCGGGTTCGATGCCGCGGTCTTCGAGGGACCGGCGCGGGTGTTCGAGCGCGAGCGCGCGGCGATGGATGCCGTCGCCGAGGGCGAGATCGAACCGGGAACCGTCATCGTCATCCGCTACGAAGGACCCAAGGGCGGTCCCGGCATGCGGGAGATGCTGGCCATCACCGCGGCCATCAAGGGCGCTGGCCTCGGAAAAGATGTACTACTCTTGACAGACGGACGATTCTCAGGCGGCACAACCGGCCTGTGCATCGGCCACATAGCACCCGAAGCGGTGGACGCAGGTCCGATCGCCTTCGTGCGCGATGGTGATCTGATACGGGTCGATATCGCAGCTCGCTCTCTCGACCTACTCGTCGACGACGCTGAGCTCGCCTCCCGCCGCTCTGGCTGGGAGCCGCTTCCCCCGCGCTACACCCGAGGCGTTCTCGCCAAGTACTCGCGCCTCGTGCGGTCCGCCGCCGAGGGAGCGACCACCGGTTGA
- the otsB gene encoding trehalose-phosphatase, translated as MHADTLTSNGEHVTRAWTPGAPDADLSALAATPRLVVALDFDGTASPLVPDPMAARALPEVATQVARLAALPDTVVAYVSGRSMHDLRVITEHDDDSVIALAGSHGAQYWFPGEGEAASTGEATEDGAREELWAAAKPIIERYEGAEFEPKTFGMGVHTRRADRETEERVFAEIDALVAERFPHWRRRAGHRVLEFSSRTEGKDAAVAALRERFDATGILFAGDDVTDEDAIGVLQDGDLGVRVGPGESAAILRVENPQEMARLLEALADERSARRE; from the coding sequence ATGCACGCTGACACCCTGACCTCGAACGGAGAGCACGTGACCCGCGCCTGGACCCCCGGAGCCCCCGACGCCGACCTGTCGGCCCTCGCCGCGACGCCCCGTCTGGTGGTCGCCCTCGACTTCGACGGCACCGCGTCGCCCCTCGTGCCCGATCCCATGGCGGCACGGGCACTCCCCGAGGTCGCGACGCAGGTGGCCAGGCTCGCCGCCCTGCCCGACACCGTGGTCGCCTATGTCTCCGGACGCAGCATGCACGACCTCCGGGTGATCACCGAGCACGACGACGACTCCGTCATCGCGCTGGCCGGGTCGCACGGCGCCCAGTACTGGTTCCCGGGCGAGGGCGAAGCCGCGTCGACGGGTGAGGCGACGGAGGACGGCGCGCGCGAGGAGCTGTGGGCGGCGGCCAAGCCCATCATCGAGCGCTACGAGGGGGCCGAGTTCGAGCCCAAGACGTTCGGGATGGGCGTGCACACCCGACGCGCGGACCGCGAGACGGAGGAGCGCGTCTTCGCGGAGATCGACGCTCTCGTCGCTGAGCGGTTCCCGCACTGGCGCCGTCGCGCGGGACACCGTGTGCTGGAGTTCTCGTCGCGCACCGAGGGGAAGGATGCCGCGGTCGCCGCCCTGCGCGAGCGCTTCGACGCCACCGGCATCCTGTTCGCGGGCGACGACGTGACCGACGAGGATGCCATCGGCGTGCTGCAGGACGGCGATCTCGGCGTGCGCGTGGGACCGGGGGAGAGCGCCGCGATCCTGCGTGTGGAGAACCCACAAGAGATGGCCCGGCTTCTGGAGGCCCTCGCGGACGAGCGCTCCGCGCGGCGGGAATAG
- a CDS encoding acetolactate synthase large subunit, translating into MTADSVSAVPRPPARQTSAPEISGAEAVVRSLEMLGIKDVFGIPGGAILPVYDPLMDASELRHILVRHEQGAGHAAEGYASASGKVGVCIATSGPGATNLVTAIADAYMDSVPLLAITGQVFSTLMGTDAFQEADIVGITMPVTKHSFLVKDAADIPGALAAAYEIASTGRPGPVLVDITKDAQQAMAPFVWPPKVDLPGYRPVTKAHGKQIQAAAALLAEAKKPVLYVGGGVIRGRASAELLALAETTGAPVVTTLMARGAFPDSHPQHLGMPGMHGTVPAVLALQEADLLISLGARFDDRVTGKAALFAPHAKVVHVDIDPAEISKIRTADVPIVGDVRDVLTDLDAAYRGATAGSQPDTEEWWSYLDGLRTEFPLGYTAPTDGLLAPQHVIQRIGELTGPEGVYASGVGQHQMWAAQFIKYERPNAWLNSGGAGTMGYAVPAAMGAKVAEPHRPVWAIDGDGCFQMTNQELATCAINDIPIKVAIINNSSLGMVRQWQTLFYDGRHSNTDLNTGHGTIRIPDFVKLAEAYGCLAIRVEKEDEVDAAIKLALETNDRPVVIDFVVSADSMVWPMVPQGVSNSYVQYARDHAPSFDEED; encoded by the coding sequence ATGACTGCTGACTCCGTCTCGGCCGTGCCGAGGCCGCCCGCCCGCCAGACTTCAGCGCCGGAGATCTCCGGCGCCGAAGCTGTCGTCCGCTCGCTCGAGATGCTCGGGATCAAAGACGTCTTCGGCATCCCCGGAGGTGCCATCCTCCCCGTCTACGACCCGCTGATGGACGCGTCCGAGCTCCGCCACATCCTCGTGCGCCACGAGCAGGGTGCCGGCCACGCGGCCGAGGGATACGCTTCGGCGTCCGGCAAGGTCGGCGTCTGCATCGCGACGTCGGGCCCCGGAGCCACGAACCTCGTCACGGCGATCGCCGACGCCTACATGGACTCCGTCCCGCTGCTCGCGATCACCGGTCAGGTGTTCTCGACGCTGATGGGGACCGACGCGTTCCAGGAGGCCGACATCGTCGGCATCACGATGCCGGTGACGAAGCACTCCTTCCTCGTGAAGGACGCGGCCGATATCCCCGGTGCGCTGGCCGCCGCCTACGAGATCGCCTCGACCGGCCGCCCCGGCCCCGTGCTCGTCGACATCACGAAGGACGCGCAGCAGGCCATGGCGCCGTTCGTCTGGCCGCCCAAGGTCGACCTCCCCGGCTACCGCCCGGTGACCAAGGCCCACGGCAAGCAGATCCAGGCCGCGGCCGCGCTGCTCGCCGAGGCCAAGAAGCCGGTGCTGTACGTCGGCGGCGGAGTGATCCGCGGACGCGCGTCGGCCGAACTCCTGGCACTCGCCGAGACGACGGGCGCCCCCGTGGTCACCACCCTGATGGCGCGCGGCGCCTTCCCCGACTCGCACCCGCAGCACCTCGGCATGCCCGGCATGCACGGCACGGTCCCGGCGGTGCTCGCGCTGCAGGAGGCCGACCTGCTCATCTCGCTCGGCGCCCGCTTCGACGACCGTGTGACCGGCAAGGCCGCGCTGTTCGCTCCGCACGCGAAGGTCGTCCACGTCGACATCGACCCGGCCGAGATCTCCAAGATCCGCACGGCCGACGTGCCGATCGTGGGCGACGTGCGCGATGTGCTCACCGACCTCGACGCCGCCTACCGCGGTGCGACGGCGGGCTCCCAGCCCGACACCGAGGAGTGGTGGTCGTACCTCGACGGACTGCGCACCGAGTTCCCGCTCGGCTACACCGCGCCGACCGACGGGCTCCTCGCACCGCAGCACGTGATCCAGCGGATCGGCGAGCTCACGGGACCTGAGGGCGTGTACGCGTCGGGCGTGGGCCAGCACCAGATGTGGGCGGCGCAGTTCATCAAGTACGAGCGTCCCAACGCCTGGCTGAACTCCGGCGGCGCCGGAACGATGGGCTACGCGGTTCCGGCCGCGATGGGCGCCAAGGTCGCCGAACCGCACCGCCCGGTCTGGGCGATCGACGGCGACGGCTGCTTCCAGATGACCAATCAGGAGCTCGCTACCTGCGCGATCAACGATATCCCGATCAAGGTCGCGATCATCAACAACTCGTCGCTGGGCATGGTGCGGCAGTGGCAGACGCTGTTCTACGACGGTCGCCACTCCAACACCGACCTCAACACGGGTCACGGCACCATCCGCATCCCCGATTTCGTCAAGCTCGCCGAGGCGTACGGCTGCCTCGCGATCCGCGTGGAGAAGGAGGACGAGGTGGATGCCGCCATCAAGCTCGCCCTCGAGACCAACGACCGTCCGGTCGTGATCGACTTCGTCGTGAGCGCCGACTCCATGGTGTGGCCGATGGTCCCGCAGGGAGTCAGCAACAGCTATGTCCAGTACGCGCGCGACCACGCGCCGAGCTTCGACGAAGAGGACTGA
- the ilvN gene encoding acetolactate synthase small subunit, translated as MSTHVLSLLVEDRPGLLTRVAGLFARRSFNIESLAVGVTEVPGISRITVVVDVEEQLPLEQVTKQLNKLINVIKIVELDPASSVQREHMLVKVRTDNASRSNVIEVVNLFRASVVDYAPDALVVEVTGDKGKVEALLKALEPFGIKEIAQSGLLAIGRGGKSITERVLRG; from the coding sequence ATGTCGACCCACGTGCTGAGCCTGTTGGTGGAAGACCGTCCCGGCCTTCTGACCCGTGTCGCCGGGCTGTTCGCCCGTCGCAGCTTCAACATCGAATCCCTCGCGGTCGGCGTGACCGAGGTTCCGGGGATCTCCCGGATCACGGTCGTCGTCGACGTGGAGGAGCAGCTTCCTCTCGAGCAGGTGACCAAGCAGCTCAACAAGCTGATCAACGTCATCAAGATCGTGGAGCTGGACCCCGCCTCGTCGGTGCAGCGCGAGCACATGCTCGTCAAGGTGCGCACCGACAACGCCTCGCGCTCCAACGTGATCGAGGTCGTGAACCTGTTCCGCGCCTCGGTCGTCGACTACGCGCCCGACGCGCTCGTGGTCGAGGTCACGGGCGACAAGGGCAAGGTCGAGGCCCTGCTCAAGGCGCTCGAGCCCTTCGGCATCAAGGAGATCGCCCAGTCGGGCCTTCTCGCGATCGGCCGCGGTGGCAAGAGCATCACCGAGCGCGTCCTGCGCGGCTGA
- the ilvC gene encoding ketol-acid reductoisomerase, protein MSTEIFYDADADLSLIQGKKVAIVGYGSQGHAHAQNLRDSGVEVAIALKEGSKSAAKAEEAGFAVKTVAEATEWADLIMILAPDQHQRIIYSESIAPNLTAGKTLAFAHGFNIRFGYIDAPEGVDVILVAPKAPGHTVRREFVAGRGIPDIIAVERDASGQAWDVALSYAKAIGGTRAGVIKTTFTEETETDLFGEQAVLCGGVSHLVQAGFETLTEAGYQPQIAYFEVLHELKLIVDLMWEGGIAKQRWSISDTAEFGDYVSGPRVIDARVKESMQGVLADIQSGAFAKRFIDDQDNGAEEFLALRAKEETHPIEVTGKELRSLFAWKQQDEDYVDGSAAR, encoded by the coding sequence GTGAGCACCGAGATCTTCTACGACGCCGACGCCGACCTGTCCCTCATCCAGGGCAAGAAGGTCGCGATCGTCGGCTACGGCTCGCAGGGCCACGCCCACGCGCAGAACCTGCGCGACTCGGGTGTCGAGGTCGCCATCGCCCTCAAGGAGGGCTCCAAGTCCGCCGCGAAGGCCGAGGAGGCCGGCTTCGCGGTCAAGACCGTCGCCGAGGCCACCGAGTGGGCCGACCTCATCATGATCCTCGCGCCGGACCAGCACCAGCGCATCATCTACAGCGAGTCCATCGCGCCGAACCTGACCGCGGGCAAGACCCTCGCGTTCGCGCACGGCTTCAACATCCGCTTCGGCTACATCGACGCTCCCGAGGGCGTCGACGTGATCCTCGTCGCCCCGAAGGCGCCGGGTCACACGGTCCGCCGCGAGTTCGTCGCCGGCCGTGGCATCCCGGACATCATCGCCGTCGAGCGCGACGCATCGGGCCAGGCCTGGGACGTCGCCCTCTCGTACGCGAAGGCCATCGGCGGCACGCGTGCCGGCGTCATCAAGACGACCTTCACCGAGGAGACCGAGACCGACCTGTTCGGCGAGCAGGCCGTGCTCTGCGGTGGCGTCAGCCACCTCGTGCAGGCCGGCTTCGAGACCCTCACCGAGGCGGGCTACCAGCCGCAGATCGCCTACTTCGAGGTGCTGCACGAGCTGAAGCTCATCGTCGACCTCATGTGGGAGGGCGGCATCGCCAAGCAGCGCTGGTCGATCTCCGACACCGCCGAGTTCGGCGACTACGTCTCCGGCCCCCGCGTCATCGACGCCCGCGTCAAGGAGAGCATGCAGGGCGTCCTCGCCGACATCCAGTCCGGTGCCTTCGCCAAGCGCTTCATCGACGACCAGGACAACGGGGCCGAGGAGTTCCTGGCGCTGCGCGCCAAGGAGGAGACGCACCCGATCGAGGTCACCGGCAAGGAGCTGCGCTCGCTCTTCGCCTGGAAGCAGCAGGACGAGGACTACGTCGACGGCAGCGCTGCGCGCTGA
- a CDS encoding FAD-binding and (Fe-S)-binding domain-containing protein — MTTTLAEPLDPALLGSSTEVHSRSIDRFARAHDASHYLLIPDAVLSPADAEGVARAFGAVRAAGRSMTFRSGGTSLSGQGVSGDILVDTRSHFREIAVEDGGASVRVGPGATVRQVNTRLARYRRKLGPDPASEIACTIGGVVANNSSGMACGITENSYQTIESMRIVLPSGTILDTGDPEAGALLRAAEPAVVDGLLALRERLLASPEHVAFLRQQFSMKNTMGYGLNALLDFDDPVRILEHLIIGSEGTLAFVAEARFRTIEIRPAIATGLLVFETLSAAMTALPALADLGLATIELLDAASLRVAQSLSDVPATIAEIDVQGHAALLVEVHASDDAGLAAASISAQSHFESLPLAIAPRLTTDAAERAALWHVRKGLYTAVAGARPSGTTALLEDIVVPVPRLLATCERLIELFAEHGYEGSVIFGHAKDGNVHFLLNERFDDPASVARYRRFTDDLVALVLSQQGSLKAEHGTGRIMAPFVRRQYGDELTDMMWEIKRLLDPDLILNPGVVLSDDPDSYLDDLKRVPTVESEVDRCVECGYCEPTCPSKSITLTPRQRIVIRRDMAWAEEQGDTALLQDLKADYDYDGVQTCAVDGMCGVACPVDINTGELVRRLRAEESSKIEDTVWDAAAKGWGAVTRVGGTALTFAAAMPAPLVKGVTRVGRAILGDDTVPLYDGGLPRGGTKAPAAQNPADARAVFFGACIGTMFGAEGHGEGSRDAVRALLDRAGIAVVIPEDTGGMCCGTPWKSKGHLAGYDRMTERVLSSLWEASRHGELPVVCDAASCTEGLHTMLAKSVAEYPEYAKLVIEDATTYIAREVLPRVTVSAKLDSVAVHPTCSTTALGATGALTEIAAAVATEVFVPDGWGCCAFAGDRGMLHPELTASATAVESAEVRAADADRGGFDAFVSANRTCEIGMTRATGQPYRHVVEVLEELTRG; from the coding sequence GTGACGACCACACTCGCAGAACCGCTGGACCCCGCCCTGCTCGGGTCGTCGACCGAGGTCCACTCCCGTTCGATCGATCGATTCGCGCGAGCGCACGATGCCTCGCACTACCTCCTGATCCCCGACGCCGTCCTCTCCCCCGCGGATGCCGAGGGCGTCGCCCGGGCATTCGGCGCCGTCCGCGCCGCCGGTCGGTCGATGACGTTCCGCTCCGGCGGCACGAGCCTCTCCGGGCAGGGCGTGAGCGGCGACATCCTCGTCGACACCCGCAGTCACTTCCGCGAGATCGCCGTCGAGGACGGTGGCGCATCGGTGCGCGTGGGACCGGGCGCCACCGTCCGCCAGGTCAACACGCGACTCGCGCGCTATCGCCGCAAGCTCGGCCCCGACCCCGCCAGCGAGATCGCGTGCACCATCGGCGGCGTGGTCGCCAACAACTCCAGCGGCATGGCCTGCGGCATCACCGAGAACTCGTACCAGACGATCGAGTCGATGCGGATCGTCCTCCCGAGCGGCACGATCCTCGACACCGGCGATCCTGAGGCGGGCGCCCTGCTCCGCGCCGCCGAACCCGCTGTCGTCGACGGGCTGCTGGCACTCCGGGAGCGGCTCCTCGCCTCGCCGGAGCACGTCGCGTTCCTCCGGCAGCAGTTCTCCATGAAGAACACGATGGGCTACGGGCTCAACGCCCTCCTCGACTTCGACGACCCGGTGCGGATCCTCGAGCACCTCATCATCGGCTCGGAGGGCACTCTCGCCTTCGTCGCCGAAGCCCGTTTCCGGACGATCGAGATCCGGCCCGCGATCGCCACCGGATTGCTGGTGTTCGAGACGCTCTCGGCCGCCATGACGGCGCTGCCCGCTCTCGCGGACCTCGGCCTCGCCACGATCGAGCTGCTGGACGCCGCATCGCTGCGGGTCGCGCAGAGCCTGAGCGATGTGCCGGCCACGATCGCCGAGATCGATGTGCAGGGGCACGCCGCCCTCCTCGTCGAGGTCCACGCCTCCGACGACGCCGGGCTCGCGGCGGCGAGCATCTCAGCGCAGTCCCATTTCGAGTCGCTGCCGCTGGCCATCGCGCCGCGTCTCACGACGGATGCCGCGGAGCGGGCAGCGCTCTGGCACGTCAGGAAGGGCCTGTACACCGCCGTCGCCGGCGCGCGTCCCTCCGGCACGACCGCGCTCCTCGAGGACATCGTCGTGCCGGTCCCCCGCCTGCTCGCCACCTGCGAGCGGCTCATCGAGCTCTTCGCGGAGCACGGGTACGAAGGTTCCGTCATCTTCGGTCACGCGAAGGACGGGAACGTGCACTTCCTGCTCAACGAGCGCTTCGACGACCCCGCGAGCGTCGCGCGCTACCGGCGCTTCACCGACGATCTGGTCGCCCTGGTGCTGTCGCAGCAGGGATCGCTCAAGGCCGAGCACGGCACCGGACGCATCATGGCCCCGTTCGTGCGGCGCCAATACGGCGACGAGCTGACCGACATGATGTGGGAGATCAAGAGGCTCCTCGATCCCGACCTCATCCTCAACCCCGGCGTGGTCCTCTCCGACGACCCCGACTCCTACCTCGACGATCTCAAGCGGGTGCCGACCGTCGAGAGCGAGGTCGACCGCTGCGTCGAATGCGGCTACTGCGAGCCGACGTGCCCGAGCAAGAGCATCACCCTCACGCCGCGCCAGCGCATCGTGATCCGGCGGGATATGGCCTGGGCCGAGGAGCAGGGCGACACCGCGCTGCTGCAGGATCTGAAGGCCGACTACGACTACGACGGTGTGCAGACCTGCGCGGTCGACGGCATGTGCGGCGTCGCGTGCCCTGTCGACATCAACACGGGCGAACTGGTCCGACGCCTGCGCGCCGAGGAGTCGTCGAAGATCGAGGACACGGTCTGGGACGCCGCCGCCAAGGGCTGGGGGGCCGTGACACGCGTCGGCGGCACCGCTCTGACCTTCGCCGCCGCGATGCCCGCTCCCCTCGTGAAGGGCGTGACCCGGGTGGGTCGCGCGATCCTCGGCGACGACACCGTGCCGCTCTACGACGGCGGGCTCCCCCGCGGCGGCACGAAGGCTCCGGCGGCGCAGAACCCTGCAGATGCCCGCGCGGTGTTCTTCGGCGCGTGCATCGGCACGATGTTCGGCGCGGAGGGCCACGGAGAGGGCTCCCGCGACGCGGTCCGCGCTCTGCTCGACCGCGCGGGAATCGCGGTCGTCATCCCGGAGGACACCGGCGGCATGTGCTGCGGCACACCCTGGAAGTCGAAGGGACACCTCGCGGGCTACGACCGGATGACGGAGCGGGTGCTCTCGTCGCTCTGGGAGGCCAGCCGGCACGGTGAGCTCCCGGTCGTGTGCGACGCGGCATCCTGCACCGAGGGACTGCACACGATGCTCGCGAAGTCCGTCGCCGAGTACCCGGAGTACGCGAAGCTCGTGATCGAGGACGCCACGACCTACATCGCGAGGGAGGTGCTCCCCCGCGTGACGGTGTCGGCGAAGCTCGACAGCGTGGCGGTGCATCCGACCTGCTCGACGACCGCGCTGGGCGCGACGGGAGCGCTCACCGAGATCGCCGCGGCCGTCGCCACCGAGGTGTTCGTCCCCGACGGATGGGGATGCTGCGCCTTCGCCGGCGACCGCGGCATGCTGCACCCCGAGCTCACCGCCAGCGCGACGGCCGTCGAATCGGCGGAGGTCCGTGCGGCGGATGCCGACCGCGGCGGATTCGATGCCTTCGTCTCGGCGAACCGCACATGCGAGATCGGTATGACCCGCGCGACCGGCCAGCCGTACCGCCACGTGGTCGAGGTGCTCGAGGAGCTCACCCGCGGCTGA